From the genome of Desulfonatronovibrio magnus, one region includes:
- a CDS encoding ORF6N domain-containing protein, which translates to MANEFVPDEVQLRKKIHTLRGEQVMLDRDLADLYGVKAIRLREQVKRNIKRSPEDFMFQLTEAEVDLLVSQNAIPSRKHLGGSLPYAFTEQGVAGISGVLTSDRAIQVNIAVMRAFVRMRRFLAANAGLLQRMDTLEQRQS; encoded by the coding sequence ATGGCTAATGAATTTGTTCCGGATGAAGTCCAGTTGAGGAAAAAGATTCATACCTTAAGGGGTGAGCAGGTAATGCTTGATCGCGACCTGGCGGATCTTTACGGTGTGAAAGCAATCCGTCTCAGGGAGCAGGTCAAGCGCAACATCAAACGCTCTCCAGAAGACTTCATGTTTCAACTCACAGAGGCAGAGGTTGACCTCCTGGTATCGCAAAATGCGATACCTTCACGCAAACACCTTGGCGGATCTTTGCCATATGCTTTTACTGAACAAGGGGTTGCAGGTATTTCAGGGGTTTTGACCAGTGACAGGGCAATCCAGGTCAATATCGCTGTAATGCGGGCTTTCGTGCGAATGCGTCGTTTTCTTGCTGCCAATGCTGGGTTGCTTCAGCGTATGGATACCTTGGAACAACGGCAATCTTGA
- a CDS encoding cytidylyltransferase domain-containing protein, with translation MKNVAFIPARGGSKRIPRKNIKNFCGQPIIAYSIQAAQRSGLFDRIIVSTDDESVGASAYFEAGTIDFNFHTGLTYG, from the coding sequence ATGAAAAATGTAGCATTCATCCCAGCCCGGGGCGGATCAAAACGCATCCCCCGCAAGAATATCAAAAACTTCTGCGGGCAGCCCATTATCGCCTATTCCATCCAGGCGGCACAAAGATCCGGGCTTTTTGACCGAATAATAGTTTCAACTGATGATGAAAGTGTAGGGGCTTCTGCATATTTCGAAGCAGGAACGATAGACTTCAATTTTCATACAGGGCTCACCTATGGCTAA
- a CDS encoding type II toxin-antitoxin system PemK/MazF family toxin produces MKERDIILVALVQADNRNKRRPALILRQMPKFGDLLICGISTQTHQSIPNFDVILEQESPEFGQTGLVRTSVVRLGFINVIPVSKASGVLGNIRQELHTTLLDRLCQYLKKSTALK; encoded by the coding sequence ATGAAAGAACGTGATATCATATTGGTGGCCTTGGTCCAGGCTGACAACCGGAACAAAAGACGACCAGCACTTATCTTGAGACAAATGCCAAAATTCGGCGACCTGCTCATTTGTGGAATCAGCACGCAAACCCATCAGAGCATACCGAATTTTGACGTAATTCTGGAACAAGAAAGCCCAGAATTTGGGCAAACTGGTCTGGTCAGAACGTCAGTAGTCCGGCTTGGATTTATAAACGTCATCCCCGTGAGCAAAGCGAGCGGCGTACTCGGAAATATCAGGCAAGAGCTTCATACAACTCTGCTTGATCGACTTTGTCAGTATTTAAAAAAATCTACCGCCTTGAAATGA
- a CDS encoding type II toxin-antitoxin system VapC family toxin, translated as MTYVLDTCALLWLTLDPEKLSQPASDHCKNIDETGACIASVTIWEIGVKIQKGKLNIGMPIKSFAALLAQVKIEQVPIDTELWLESLDLDWNHRDPADRLIVALAKQRNLPIIPSDNVIRNYYPSVIW; from the coding sequence ATGACATACGTGCTCGATACTTGTGCTTTGCTCTGGTTGACCCTTGATCCGGAAAAACTCTCACAACCGGCATCTGATCACTGCAAAAATATAGATGAGACAGGCGCATGTATTGCCTCAGTTACTATTTGGGAGATTGGAGTAAAAATTCAAAAGGGCAAGCTGAATATTGGCATGCCCATTAAATCATTTGCGGCATTGCTTGCGCAAGTCAAGATAGAACAGGTCCCCATAGATACAGAACTCTGGCTGGAGTCACTGGATTTGGATTGGAATCATCGAGATCCAGCCGACAGGCTGATTGTCGCACTCGCTAAACAGCGCAATCTCCCCATTATACCATCAGACAATGTGATTCGTAATTATTATCCTTCCGTTATCTGGTAG
- a CDS encoding type II toxin-antitoxin system Phd/YefM family antitoxin, with translation MPKLNITKEEFASNFQKYLFRLETTGDELIVTSRKKPVFIIKPFQPKQSVDAVFGPYRGKVHYAGDILEPESQEWAET, from the coding sequence ATGCCGAAACTGAATATTACAAAAGAAGAATTTGCTTCAAATTTCCAGAAGTATCTTTTTCGCTTGGAGACCACGGGAGACGAACTCATTGTAACCTCACGAAAAAAACCTGTATTTATAATTAAACCGTTTCAGCCTAAACAGTCAGTTGATGCCGTGTTTGGGCCATATCGCGGCAAGGTACACTATGCCGGTGATATTTTGGAACCTGAGAGCCAGGAATGGGCGGAAACATGA
- a CDS encoding type II toxin-antitoxin system HicA family toxin, translating into MADYTEDLKKILREAKCTFERQGKGDHELWYSPITEVRFVVDNAIKSRHTANAVLKQAGLPKRF; encoded by the coding sequence ATGGCCGATTATACAGAGGATCTTAAAAAGATTCTGCGTGAAGCCAAGTGTACTTTTGAAAGACAGGGAAAAGGCGATCATGAGCTATGGTACAGTCCAATAACTGAAGTCAGGTTTGTGGTGGACAATGCGATAAAATCAAGACATACGGCCAATGCCGTTCTGAAGCAGGCTGGACTGCCTAAAAGATTTTAA
- a CDS encoding DUF1902 domain-containing protein: MNTKPLFVRAEWDNEAMVWVATSEDAPGLATESDTLENLVHKLKIVIPELLGANGVDLSQETPFELLSRRFEIAQGTAV; this comes from the coding sequence ATGAATACAAAACCCTTATTTGTCAGGGCTGAATGGGATAATGAAGCAATGGTCTGGGTGGCCACCAGCGAGGATGCCCCCGGCCTTGCTACTGAATCAGACACTCTGGAAAATCTTGTCCATAAACTGAAGATCGTCATCCCTGAACTTCTTGGGGCCAATGGAGTGGATTTGTCCCAAGAAACTCCATTTGAACTATTGAGCAGGAGATTTGAGATCGCACAGGGGACTGCTGTCTGA
- a CDS encoding ORF6N domain-containing protein yields MTEKNIYVPEVIAGRILVIRGHKVLLGNDLSELYGVEHRVLMQAVKRNLKRFPSDFMFQITREEWESLKSQFVTSRWGGIRKMPFAFTEQGVAMLSSVLNSDQAIQVNIQIMRAFTKLRHLVLDNEELRNEIESLRKETEGKFRVVFETLDHLLAEDAEPKKKIGFIAKEKEAGYGS; encoded by the coding sequence ATGACAGAGAAAAATATTTACGTCCCTGAAGTGATTGCGGGACGAATCCTGGTAATTCGTGGGCATAAAGTTCTGTTGGGTAATGACCTTTCTGAACTATACGGAGTAGAACACCGAGTCCTGATGCAGGCTGTCAAGCGAAATTTAAAGCGCTTCCCATCTGATTTCATGTTCCAGATTACCAGGGAAGAATGGGAAAGCTTGAAATCACAATTTGTGACATCAAGATGGGGCGGAATTCGCAAGATGCCTTTTGCCTTTACCGAACAGGGTGTGGCCATGCTTTCAAGCGTATTAAACAGCGACCAGGCAATCCAGGTTAATATCCAAATCATGCGGGCTTTTACAAAATTAAGACATCTGGTGCTGGATAACGAGGAATTGCGAAATGAAATAGAAAGTCTGCGCAAGGAAACCGAGGGAAAATTCCGAGTTGTATTTGAAACCCTGGATCATCTCTTAGCTGAAGATGCCGAACCCAAGAAGAAAATTGGTTTTATCGCCAAAGAAAAAGAGGCTGGTTACGGAAGTTAA
- a CDS encoding type II toxin-antitoxin system RelE/ParE family toxin — protein MKTIEFYRSVSGNCPVEDHLDNLTDAQVMKVTWVLKLIQEIDRVPSKYFKKLVNTDDIWEVRIDVGKNTFRLLGFFYGNELIILTNSFQKKSQKTPKKEIELAEKRKKEYF, from the coding sequence ATGAAGACCATTGAATTCTATCGTTCAGTGTCTGGAAATTGCCCTGTTGAAGATCATTTGGATAACCTGACTGATGCGCAAGTTATGAAAGTGACATGGGTATTGAAATTAATCCAAGAAATTGACCGTGTACCATCTAAGTATTTTAAAAAACTGGTAAATACGGACGATATTTGGGAAGTTCGAATTGATGTTGGAAAAAACACTTTTCGTTTGCTTGGCTTCTTCTATGGAAACGAGCTGATAATTTTGACAAACTCATTTCAAAAGAAAAGCCAAAAAACGCCTAAAAAGGAAATTGAATTAGCAGAAAAGCGTAAGAAAGAATATTTTTAG
- a CDS encoding helix-turn-helix domain-containing protein encodes MDDLDKYIEKRKKKSPSFEESFDKGYEQFKIGVLLKQARLEAGLTQEQVASILNTKKSAISRIENHAEDIRLSTLVNYAQAVGKNLHLKVA; translated from the coding sequence ATGGATGATTTAGATAAATATATTGAAAAAAGAAAAAAGAAAAGCCCCAGTTTTGAAGAGAGCTTTGATAAAGGATATGAGCAATTTAAGATTGGTGTCCTCTTGAAGCAGGCACGTCTTGAAGCAGGGCTCACTCAAGAACAGGTTGCCTCAATATTGAATACCAAAAAATCAGCTATTTCTAGAATTGAAAACCACGCTGAGGATATCAGGCTTTCAACTTTAGTAAATTATGCTCAAGCAGTAGGGAAAAATCTTCATCTAAAAGTAGCCTGA